The following is a genomic window from Opitutus sp. GAS368.
GGCGCAACCCTGGAATTTCTCGGCGACCTCGTCGTAACTCATGGGATTGGCCGGGCTGCCCTTTGCAAAGTCCGCCTTGCCCGATATCGTGCGACCGTCCTTGAGATGGATTTTCAGGATGGTGGTCATCTTGGAATAGCCGGCCGCCTCCGCCTCCGGATCGACGTAGAACCGGACACGTCCGATCATCTCCTGCATCTCCGGCCGGCTGACGACGGCGTCGGTGAACTCGCCCAAGCCGGCCTTGCCCGCGACCAGCAGCACCGCCATGCAGTATTCCATGCTGAACTTGGCCTCCAATCCCTTCTTGGGCGTGTGATTGTGCAGGGATTTCGGCATCTGGGAATTCGTGCCCACCTCGACCTGGACGACATCCGCCGCCTTGATCCCCTCGGTTCTGATCAGGCGCGCCATTTCCGTCATGCCCGGATGGGTGAGCGAGCCGGAGGGGTAGGGCTTGATGGAGACCCCGGGAGACGCGAAGGTCCAGGGACGTCCGAGCTTGTTCAGCAGCGAATCCGCATCGTAACTGCCGCCGTAGGCATGAAAAAATCCGTTCTGGGCCTCCAGGATGTTTTCGGCGCCGTCCCAGCCCAGGGCCGCGAGATCACTGGCGATCACGCCCGCCTCGGCGGCGTGGCCCGCGTGGAACGGTTTCGTCAGGGTGCCGAAATTTTGCGACAGGCCCGAGGCCTGGCTGGCGGCGATCGGCATGGCCTGGCAGATGAGCCCGGCGTTGTAGCCGCGCAGCTTGGCGCAGGCCGCCATGCTGCCGAACACCCCGAAGGTGCCGGTCGAATGAAAGCCGTTTTTGTAGGCCCGGGGCGAGCACGCCTCCGCAAGCTTGCAGGCGACTTCGATCCCGACATGGTAGCCGAGCATGAATTCCTTGCCGCTGACGTGCATGGTGTCGGCGGTCCCGAGCGCGGCGGGAAACACGGGCGCGGTCGGATGCATCAGTTGTCCATACACGCGGTCCTTGGCCACCGCGAGCTGGGTGTCGTCGAAGTCCTCCATGTGAATGGAGACGCCGTTGGCAAAGGCGGCGAAGCGGAGCGGCAACCGCGCCGTGGTC
Proteins encoded in this region:
- a CDS encoding MmgE/PrpD family protein, whose translation is MHRRNFIKSAIGAGAAYSVLGPASAVAAEPASLPAAGGELPFQVRSDITPYVARFIAEAQYADLPAEVIELGKKSLLDAFGLALVGGKSRGGHLLRTYFDSLGCAPGGVRILGTTARLPLRFAAFANGVSIHMEDFDDTQLAVAKDRVYGQLMHPTAPVFPAALGTADTMHVSGKEFMLGYHVGIEVACKLAEACSPRAYKNGFHSTGTFGVFGSMAACAKLRGYNAGLICQAMPIAASQASGLSQNFGTLTKPFHAGHAAEAGVIASDLAALGWDGAENILEAQNGFFHAYGGSYDADSLLNKLGRPWTFASPGVSIKPYPSGSLTHPGMTEMARLIRTEGIKAADVVQVEVGTNSQMPKSLHNHTPKKGLEAKFSMEYCMAVLLVAGKAGLGEFTDAVVSRPEMQEMIGRVRFYVDPEAEAAGYSKMTTILKIHLKDGRTISGKADFAKGSPANPMSYDEVAEKFQGCAAYAGWPEAKARQIIEGVKHLEDLPDVGALTALCTG